A region of the Sander vitreus isolate 19-12246 chromosome 1, sanVit1, whole genome shotgun sequence genome:
TCAGAAAGGCGCATTCTTGTAGAAGGTTGGTACATCTCTCAAGTTACCAAAATCCACCCTAAAACAAATCTTAGGTTATGCAACCTTTTAAATGGAACACAAAAATAGCAAGTTATTGCTCACGATTCAACCTAAAACTGAGTTTAGGACATTTACGAACAAAAActaaggagggaaaaaaaaataaaaataatttaataatctTCCGGACAATGAAATGAACTGTTAAACTTTATTCAAGGTTGATCTGTAGTTGTACACTAAACTTCTTGCACTTAACATTACAGTGACACCCCAAATGTAGGAGAAagtgtacacatacagtacattctttGTAATTTCATAAAGATAAAAAGACCATTTAAAAACTTGACAAATATGGCAAACCGACGTAAAATTTCCACACATGGTGAACAACTGTTGCACGGGAAACTAAGCTTTGGCTGTCTCAATGTTAGAACCAAGACATTCAAGTATAGTCCGAGATACATTAGAGGTATATCCATATGAATTGATAAATTAAAAAGGCCACACAGATTCATTCCTAACAGCACAAAAGTTTTGTACATCAAAGCTCTTGATTCATAAAACTAAATGTGGGTAACTGAAATCACATTGTGCAAATCAATCAGCCCGTTATTGTTAGTACTCgtcaaatccagatttttgttttgaattttcaGACAAAAATGGCCTGTTTtccagcacacacaaaaaaataaaaaaaaatattcggGCAGCCAAAAACGGCAACTAGGCATGTTTCAACAAATCAAGGAAAGTGTCTTACTATTTCAACGACTCATGATGTTGCGCAAAGTGCATCTAAAAACTGATAAAACAACGAGAAAGTCTCTTTGCAATCTTAGACCCTTTCCTCTTTTGTAAACAGTTTAAGTTAATAGTTATGGCAGCACTTGGTGACTCCTACCAGATGGAAAAGGTGATACAATGGGGCCAGGTTTTGGTGCTGGTACAGTTTTCTGCAAAATACTGCCTACTGTTAAAGAAAACATAACCCAAGAGTGAAATGTATAAGACATCTGCTGCAGGACATCAAATTAGATTGAAAATTAGAAAGGAAAGCATAAATACAATATGAATATAATGGTGGTGATGCTGGCTTGATCTGGCAAAACATTTCATAGTGGAATGAATTGTAACAGTGGTTGGAAAATACTCGAGAGGGGAGGAGTTAGGGTTGATATGGGGAAGGAGACAAGTAAAAAAAGTATTCATTGCATCCTGATAACATGGCTTTGGCCTGTTCCTCAGTACTCATCATCCTCAGATTCCTCTTCTTCTGCGGTCTCCAGCCAGGTCAGCCACTGGTTCACCTGCACCATAAACACAGTATCTCCATTAGGCCCAGTTATTTATGATTAGTTATTCATATCCATGTATACATGCTTATAAGAATATTCGGATCatctgtgtgcaggtgtgtctTGATTCCTCAACACCTCCTGCTATAGTAGCTTGATTTTATCCGTACTCCAGGTAGCATCAAGGGTTTATTCAGCTTTCTGAAACCAGGATATGATTTACATGCACATGTCTGGGATACTCTAAAAACCGGATCTTGAACCAGGATTCTAGTGTGCATGTGTAGAGCTGCCGTTTATTGCCGGGGAGCAATTTGATAAACTgtacaaactacaaaaatacTTGTTAGCAATATACATAAAAATTACCTGAAATAATGCTTTTCCCTTCCCTGGATATTCTTGGGTGACATCTTCTTTCCATGAAAGGAAGGCTTCTTCTTCGATTATTTCCATGTCATAAAAGTTCACAAAGTAGCGCAGCAACATACCTGGAAAAGGAGAGTAATCGTTAAGCTTCTGCTTAAAAGTTTACCTTCTCCGACTTGGACCTAAGCTGCTACACTGAACAACAAGTGTGTGTACATACCTTTGGGGAAACCCTTGGTATTGCAGTGAACCTGCAGGGCATACAGTGCGCCGACCTGCAGGTCAACGTGATCGTGTAAGAACTTCTGCATCACTGGCTTGAaagacagcagctgctgcttctCCTCATCCAGCTGCTCCTTACTGGGCGCTGAAAGCTGCTCTTCGTCGTCATCAGGGTTGATCTCGTAAGCAATGTACTGCAGGAAGCTGGCAGACAAGACAATAAATACACTGTAAACTTGAAGGGCAAAACGTATTGTTTGGGGTTAGATTAACCAACTTGTCAATGGCTGATAAAGCAGGTATAGATTTTGTCATTGTCCACTGCTGTACCTGGTCATGAGGATGTTGACAAAGCCTTTGTCAGTGTGGAGTTTAGGAGAGATGTTGTCTTTGATCCACTTGTAGATCGACTGTGGAGAGGGATCTACTTTGATCTGCTTCAGCAGCTCCTTCTCCAGTTTCATCAGTGGGAACAAAAAGCTTAGACCTTTGCCATCCAGAATCTCCAGCATCCTGTCCTTGTTCTGGTCAATTTCTATGGAagtattaaaaaatacagaatatccaTCAATGGACACAAAAGACACTGAACTGAGAGCCTAACTAATGGACATTGGGTCTAAACATATGGTCAGAGCGAGTTTGGACATACCAGGCAGCATCTTCTGCATGTTGACCTTGCTCTGCTGGAACAGGTCGGCCAGCCACTCACGGTCCTTCAGTTTGACCATCTGCTGCAGGCAGAGCaagaacagtgggaaatgtgcACCATTCTCCAGCTGATGGGCCAAATCTGCGATGCTGACCAGGTCGGTGATGATCGCGCGTGCTGCAAACTGTGCCAGGTAGGACTTCACCAGCGGTACTTCTTCCTCGATCTTGGGACACTGGTCCAGAACACTCAAAAAGGCCTGTCAAATAAAAACGCAACGGTTAAAATTGTTAGTGCAGAGTAAaagctttaatttttttttatatattcgTCTCGGTTGTTAGTATGCATTGTTTATTctcattaatgtttaatatgtttgctTGTATGTATGCACACAATCACCAAGGTCAATTCCATGTAGTTCCACTGCTGTGGCAAACtgctttctgattctgactgaTATTTATTCATATAGTAAAAACACGAGTTTTGAGAATAATTAAAAGAACTGACCTGCATTAGATTCTCACCAGAGGCAAGGCCCTCGGTGCAGAGAGCATGGACCAGGGTGCTCGCGTGTTCCTTATCCTCATCTGAACGGTCAAGTGAAAGGACCACGATCTTGTTGAGCATCTCGGACAAAAAGTGCTTTGGAGCTTTCATCTCCCTCACAGCATTCACCGCCTCATCGACATTCTTGCTGTTCAGGTAATCTGCCACCAAGGTTTCCTAACAAGGAAAAGGACGGTCAGATGATATAGTATGCCAGACACAGTATATACACGGACATGAAGAAAGCACACGGTGAGATAAACGTACTGTCATTTTGCGCAACTCTTCCTTTGTAGGAGGAGCTTTTTTGGTGGACTTTGCAGGCTTTTCCTGAATTGGAGGAGGATTGATTTTCAGGCCAAGCTGTGGAGCCTAAACAAAAAGGAAGCCAAATTAATATACGTTCTCTGGAACCTGTGATTACCATATCAGTTCAATACATAATTtgttatgtaaaaaatgtaatgtgtaaaaATGATGTTACCTGTCCGAGTGGGGCACCTTGAGCACTTGACGGATACATGGTCATCTGTGGTTGC
Encoded here:
- the eif4g2a gene encoding eukaryotic translation initiation factor 4 gamma 2a isoform X1; amino-acid sequence: MLGNIKFIGELGKLNLIHESILHKCIKTLLEKKKRVQLKDMGEDLECLCQIMRTVGPKLDHEKARSLMDQYFSRMRSLTNNKELPARIRFLLQNTVEQRDNNWAARKAYTDNGPKTINQVRQDAVKDLGVFIPPSSDGMRNEFFMENSSFLPTRIKFDRETLGGLADMFGQMPGSGIGTGPGVIQDHYSPTMGRHRTNPLYNGHIGNGNGSHQPQFEAGSKPYIKPNQGQSSPVFNHKQNHPVQMQSKDMAPRFGKKGKVNADEISLRPAQSFILSKKQIPKLQPQMTMYPSSAQGAPLGQAPQLGLKINPPPIQEKPAKSTKKAPPTKEELRKMTETLVADYLNSKNVDEAVNAVREMKAPKHFLSEMLNKIVVLSLDRSDEDKEHASTLVHALCTEGLASGENLMQAFLSVLDQCPKIEEEVPLVKSYLAQFAARAIITDLVSIADLAHQLENGAHFPLFLLCLQQMVKLKDREWLADLFQQSKVNMQKMLPEIDQNKDRMLEILDGKGLSFLFPLMKLEKELLKQIKVDPSPQSIYKWIKDNISPKLHTDKGFVNILMTSFLQYIAYEINPDDDEEQLSAPSKEQLDEEKQQLLSFKPVMQKFLHDHVDLQVGALYALQVHCNTKGFPKGMLLRYFVNFYDMEIIEEEAFLSWKEDVTQEYPGKGKALFQVNQWLTWLETAEEEESEDDEY